Proteins from a genomic interval of Aquila chrysaetos chrysaetos chromosome 20, bAquChr1.4, whole genome shotgun sequence:
- the LOC115353864 gene encoding histone-lysine N-methyltransferase SETMAR — MAAGADLSGGLEPVAVGLWPPGEAPPAFQYSPDNVAGTDGDIDPTEITFPGCSCLTSSCMVHTCLCLRLGENYNSLCLRPTGEEEEYTRPVFECNAMCQCGESCQNRVVQRGLQLRLEVFKTEKKGWGLRTLEFIAKGRFVCEYAGEVLGFNEARRRIQAQTSKDSNYIIVVREHLHNGQIMETFVDPTCIGNIGRFLNHSCEPNLFMVPVRVDSMVPKLALFAATDISAGEELSYDYSGRFHNLPITNREQKYLEEDNRLRKPCYCGSRTCSSFLPWDSSLFSAPDTCSGSSP, encoded by the exons atGGCGGCCGGGGCGGACCTGAGCGGCGGGCTGGAGCCGGTGGCGGTGGGGCTGTGGCCGCCCGGGGAGGCGCCGCCGGCCTTTCAG TATAGCCCAGACAACGTCGCTGGAACAGATGGAGACATTGACCCCACTGAAATCACTTTTCCAGGGTGTTCTTGTCTTACCAGCTCCTGCATGGTTCACACATGCTTGTGTCTTCGCCTTGGTGAAAATTACAACAGTTTGTGCCTGAGGCCTACAGGCGAAGAGGAGGAGTACACCAGGCCTGTTTTTGAATGCAATGCCATGTGCCAGTGCGGTGAATCCTGTCAAAACAGGGTTGTTCAGAGGGGCCTGCAGCTCAGACTTGAGGTAttcaagactgaaaagaaagggTGGGGTCTTCGTACTCTGGAATTCATAGCTAAAGGAAGATTTGTTTGTGAATATGCTGGTGAAGTTTTAGGCTTTAATGAGGCACGTAGAAGAATTCAGGCCCAGACATCAAAGGATTCGAACTATATTATAGTGGTGAGGGAGCACCTCCATAATGGTCAGATAATGGAAACATTTGTTGACCCTACATGCATTGGTAATATAGGCAGATTCCTGAATCATTCCTGTGAGCCAAATTTATTTATGGTGCCAGTTCGAGTTGACTCAATGGTGCCTAAACTGGCACTTTTTGCAGCCACTGATATTTCTGCTGGAGAGGAACTTTCATATGATTATTCTGGAAGATTCCATAATTTACCAATAActaacagagaacaaaaatatttagaggAAGATAACAGATTGAGAAAACCTTGTTACTGTGGTTCCCGCACATGTTCTTCCTTCTTACCTTGGGACAGCTCCCTCTTTTCTGCACCAGACACTTGCTCAGGGAGCTCTCCGTAG